The nucleotide sequence TTGGAAAAGGGCCACTTATCAGTCTCACAATTACACTATCAATCAATTCACCTAAACACTTTGAACTATATGTGatctactatatatatatatagggagTGATAATTAAACCCTCTTTAAATAGATGACAATAGAACGGCGAAACAACTTTACCGAAGAGTTCGCGTTTTGTGTTGGATCATGACGTCACCTGCAACTTTACTCAGTAAGGCAATTCACGTAAGAGATACGTGGTCAAAAAGATGTAACGTGCGTTTGTTCATGAGCTCCGTGGAAAATAAGGTGCTTTAATTTTGTGTTAATGGTAAGCAAGCTTAAAGTATTTTCAGTTCATATTAGGTGCTTGGAATTTACaatttatgtatataaacaagGTATAATCCGCAAGATCTATCTTTATTATAAACAGTACTAATATGAGTTTTTGATATTGCTATAGATATTGGTTTTTATTTTGATCTAGACCTTTCCTGCAGTTGGACTCCCTGTTAGAGAAGGCCGGTCCCAGTTGTATGAGAAGACAAAGGAAGCGTATAAATACATTTGGAAACACTACAAAGACCAAGCCGATTGGTTTTTGAAAGCTGATGATGACACTTATCTAGTTGCTGAAAATTTAAGGTAGAAAAAAGACTTAATTAAGGCTTTAAATGCGATTTGCAGGATGTGttctgaagataaaaaaaatatttaaaaataattgtaacaTTTTTCAAAGCTCAATCTATACGGGCAAGACATAAGCACATTATAACATCCCTAAGTATTTAACTGAAGTTCAATTTATCTTGTCATgctaaactataaatatatatatatacgtgcgCTAAATCTTTAATACTTTGATAccatttttttgataaaattggatAACCATGGGTGGTTGGAATGAAATAATTAGTCAATTAAATAATGTCtttggaaaaatataaaagtcGGAGAAATCCTGTGTGTTTCAGTCATGTTAatcatttaattttatgttaaataaGAAGGGCAAAATGAGTTATATCAGGAAATTGTATCACAGCCGTTTTGGCCAATATTTGATGCGAATCGAAAAAATGGGAATCTAGAAATTTATTACAAATCATTTATTTCCAAGTTGTTCTAAAGTCATAAATAGAATCTAACTAATGGATCTATGAAATTTCATTGGATTTTACTGTTTTTTGTATCTTTTCAACAGATTTTTACTAAAAGATTATGACCCACAAAGACCGTTACATTTTGGTCGAAGATTCAAGCTCTTTGTTAAACAAGGATACATGAGTGGTGGAGCAGGATATGTTTTGAGTAAAGAAGCTTTGGAAAGGTAAATATTTGAGTAAAGATGTACGCACGACGACAGTCAATATTTATTTGCTTATTTCATATTCACCAAGttcaaaaattgattcaaaactGCTCAATACAATCTTCAAGTAAATGCCAGTTGTggtaaatcaatttttattttcaaaaagttgTTGTCAAGCGAACATTTGCACGGtaataagaaaataataatttcaaataaaatttaagtaTTGTAGGTTCGCTGTCGCACAGTTTGAATGAAATGTAAAAACCTTTTGCCAGCTTGCAGCTTTGTTTCCATAATCGTTACCACGGTTTATATCCGCTTGATTGTTAATGTGATACAACGATATCAGTTCTGCTTATAACTGACTTAAATTTGATTTACGCTATGTGAAGTTTGATTTCTACACTGAAACGCGTTATATGCCTATATTAAACTATGATATTATTATAGTGGTCGTTTCGTGTCTAGCTGTTTTCCGAAAGCATAGTAAAGAACATCGGTtataaaaataaggaaaatgatCGGTCATAAAAGTATGAAATAGTACTCTAAACTCATGAAACTTTGCGTGCTAATCGGATATTTCAACATATATCTATATTGATGTGTATATCCATATCCATATGATGGatattcacaaaaaatgttaacGCATTGGGGCCTCTCTTTCTCATTCAACATAGATATGTTCATGGATTGGATACGAAAAAATGTCCTAAAGGGGGTGCAATTGAAGATGTCGAAATAGGAAAGTGTTTGGAAATAGTTGGTGTGGAAGCAGGCGACTCGAGAGACCAAAAACAAAAAGATACCTTCCACCCTGTTAATATGAAATTCCATCTTAAACCGGAACCGATACCTCAAGGAAATTTTATGATCAACTATGATTATTATCCTAGTTGTCGGGTAAATAATATCCTTTGTTTCGTATGATCCGGACAGGCTCATGAAAAATCGAGAAAATTGTCGCCGGAATTCCAAGAAGTTATAATCAAAAAAGATATATCTAAAGATTCTTAAAACTGACCATTGAGGCCGCTGAAAATGAAGTCgagattttattgtaaaaactGGGTGCAAATGGGTTCGACAATGTTGAATTGATGAAATCGATTAGGTCtcagtaaataaaaattacagtAAATAAAGTGTCattaaattataaaacataTTATTATTCCCGCTAACGCGAAGTTATGAATCATTATTGAGTAGAGGtttacaatataataaataCTCATGGCAGACCAGATAATGTCATCGGACAATGATATCAACACCTCTGCTACAGGGTTAAACTCATACATGAATCTCGATATGCCAGTGATCACGATTGCAACTCACTGTATCTGTATTGCGTTAGTTGATGTAAGGTGAAATCAGTGCAAGCTGCAAGCTAATTTCACAAAGAGAGTTCTTTAATTTGTGCAAAATAAATTGCAAAAGATCACTATACAGTAAATACCGATTTCCTATTATTTCTAATGTTGAATTGATGAAATCGATTAAGTATCATTTGACCAAATGTTGACGTTGTGGATTCACAAGATATAGCATAGCATGATATCGTTCACATTGTACTTCAAGTCTATCGCTTGTATTAGGCAATGttagtaaaatttaatttaatatttcaggGGATAGAATGCAGTTCGATCTACCCTATTTCTTTTCACAAAGTTACTCCAGACGAGATGTACGTGTATGAATACATGATTTATCACGCAAAAGTCTACGGAGTAGCTCATACTCATCCTAAAACATGACAAGATGCAAACACTTTTCGGGAGAGGAAGGCTCGAATTGTTACCACGAAGCTAGAATAAATGACGTACGTTAGTAGAGAAACTGTTGCCAAAATAAAGTCATATATCGTTAACGCAGTAATTGCTGATGGCGACTTTATATTTTGAAACGCAGCCATGAAATTCCATTCTACTGTTTTGACAAACTTATCACACAATCGCTTTTTAATGACAAAGATGATTACTTACAACATCTTGGAGGCTGTGTCATCAAATATTTACTCTATCATCTTTATATTGTACACACATGGATGGATCTACCAATGCAAAGTATAGCAGAACCATTGGTTGCTAGTGTTGCGTAACTCTAATTAATAGCATATAATattaatgttttaaaattttgtccCTTCcaagtgtaaaataaatgaaagccACGTGTAGGCTATTGTAAATGAGAAAAAGGATTGTGATATTAACGATGCATTTGTATAACAATAAACAGCAGCTACAGCTGCTATATATTTAGTTCAGTCAATAGTGCTTCCTTACTTTTACTGTTTGTCGAGCATGTCATGAATACTGTATGCATAAGCTTCGCGCATTCCACGCTTATACCAAGTAGAAAGACAAACAATAATAGTAGTTTCGTATAATTTTGTaccatttttattgtttatggATTTTTAATTCCaagaaatatgaataataaaaatgcttttataCAATGCTTTATTAAAATCTATTTTTCCTATGATTACTCTAGTGACAAGGTTGTGTCGATGATCAAGCAAAAAGTATGATAACAAGTATTGAAACAATTCAGGGCAATCCATTGTGAAGTCATACCGAAAACTTTTCAACTTAATTAATTGACTTGTTTTTTCGGTTCAATATTGTGATTAACGTTCAGAAAAGAACATGgcatgacttaatctaaatatatagacctaaaatttaaaaaaaaatactacagaataaactcaatgtttttttattacatatgtcctgacatttggcatctcttttgtgccaccagcttactaatatctggctaaaataattttacagtaccaactaattaacgaggtcacatgatcatcggttaatctggatcgttgagaatgtttgattaatttcagtaatgcaaaaatattacgtttatcTTTTCATGTACAGattagtaaacaaacaaatgacttATTGGACCAGACATTTTTTGCCACATTTCCTACCATTACGTGGCATAGCACCGATTCAGTTAATATTGATATTGGTGTTTAGTAACTGGGTAGTtgtataattttaataatataaaaacacaCAACAATTATCTGTTCGAAGTTGATCTTTAggtttgtcatattgactgctgagcttattctgataatgtccacttatattgtattctttcattgtacCGATGGAAATGTGACAAGACAATGTGCTTTAGAATTTCGAGAAAtgcaccttcttcatgtacatGGCGTTTCATTTAATCCCTGTAGTGTTTTTTTTCAAGGGTTattttgctagcttgaggtGTATCCATAATTAggtcaaattgaaaacaaaaaaaaatttaaaaattttgacacccctgctctaaatcaTGTTTTGAATAATAGTCGCTGCTAAATTCCGTAACATAGTAACGTTGCTTTGTCGATTGCTTTGCAACAATTCTGTGAATGCTTGAAAATTACCGCTAGGCTCTGAACGATGAAGAATCAGATTCAACATCTATTTGTGATTATCGAAATTGCTTCTTGGTTCAAatacgaaataaataaattatcgtGGGTAAGTATAATACctacattaaaatatttcatcctATTTTTACACAGTGACAAAAGTCTGAGATTTGTAAAAAAGCAAACATTATTTAgaatcgaatatatttcatttagttagttttttttcttgttgaaCATGCAACATACCTGACCGTATACAAAGTTATCAATGCTAgagaatcaattttttttaaaaccaaTGATGATACTATACAAATAAATTGATCAAGTTTTAGTTTAATAATTTCCTAAGGTCGGACATTTTAGCCACTAACTATGGTGAAATTATCCCATATTCAGAATATGATTTGAACTCACACAAAAACATTAGGGATATCTACAAGGTACTTAATTATGCCTGGCTGATTAGACTACTTCTTTCTGAtacccccgtagtatgtgatccaagatggcggacaccggaacgtagatgtgtaccacgttagggttaggccataatttcaggtacaaatactactggagtcacttggctagttcctgAACCCGTAATagaaactaaaataatgaaaattgaataaaattatggcccaatctagtacacatactatgttcaggtgtccgccatcttggttcacatactacggtagcGCCCTTCTTTCATCTTTCCATATGTTGGTATAGTTGAAGAAACCGTATGCACCGACCGACTGCAAAAATATTGTAGCAATAATCCAAAATACTATATCGGAAGTTTCAAATATCTTGCACTATAATTTCACATGTTCATTTGTTATCATTTTTGTAAACTAAAATGGTGAAAATGATCAattgaaattgataatattgAACTATTATAATATATTCACAAACAGCTATGCAACATTCCAACAAGTGACATGATGTGTTGGACTGTTTTTTTACAAACGTGTTCAGTTTTACTTCTGGTCGGATCTAGTTGGTATATATCAGCCTGTTGATTTTCGAGTTGCCCCGGATCGAGgccaatatttgaaaaaaatcatcgAATCGAAAggattgaatattcaaattatagtAACTGATATACAGTTTCGTATTGACAACGAAAAAGTTCCTCAAAGAAGTGGTTAAAATACCGTTGATAACCTATAAATCTTCGGTACAACGAAGTACTATCTAgaacaaaattatggaaaaCGTAATTATTCATTAATCCATAATGCCACGAATGCTACCGGTACTTAGATATATCGCTAAGCATCAGGATTCcaatacttttcaaaatttatgatgGATAGTAAAATACTGAAACTAGTTTATCTACCGAGTCGACATTCAATAGGAAGGGTAAGATTTttcgtatatataatatatatatctcgAGAAGTGGAAGGATTAATGAAAAAGCCGGAATCGCAGCAAAAAGTGAATTTCATGGTCTCAGGTAGGCCTAATATGTTTACTATTAATAATATTACAGGTCGTGGTTTAGTCACATTAAGTCATTGTGTAGTCTATGTTGTGATGCTCTaatgcaggggttctcaaactttttgtgttgcggagcccttgaaaaagttgactattattcacggagccccgaaataaatgttaaaattgttactttccgaataatattcctgagtaagtcaAAAGTActgtacttattttaaatgcttaacctcttttaatagggttaatacaagtcataaatgaatctaaatgtaaaagatgaattatatatactaaagctgtaaacttgatacttgacaaacatattaataaattaggggtcggatCTTTTACctttagatatttttgaaagacttaaaaggccgctaataacgtactcgattgcattttgttacgatcgccttgttttcgtcagcatggcggtgtttattctccctaaatcaaaaattttcctcgacatatacatgtatgatgtattgttccacaatgacgacgagtattgcttttttgttctcgtggggaattatgagttcaatgtgaaaaacatgttaccatattatagtcaccggagacgaaatgctaaaaataataaataataaaggtaaatccgcaactcaaatttcttgattgaaaagctgcatactgaaatattaaaactaaaacttaaaatgggagataacactataagttttgtcccagcagactcacgtcagattaaaaacacgttcatagacattgtgaatcaaaaatttggtgttatgttgggttttctttggttattcgtcgtagtaactgcgaaaccgaaacacagtcaattgtgcgcgcgatgtacctatttttccattctgaaactaccgacggagccgcatgcaatgaaataaatttcaatctttcGTATTTTGCCCCGGCCTCTTGTTTTTTAAACGGCGACATCTTGCTCgtgagtgcgaaagaacaaaatcatgcttgacaaatcccaagatcgcaaaaatacgactgcaatttatgtatagttggcagtttttcgcctattttatgttatttcagaatagtaggctttcatttcagtaatcctaatagtaaaattagccaattcagtattttgaaaagtaatcgaatagctcgcggagcccctgggtttctctcacggagccctggggctccgtacggagcactttgagaaatTATGCTCTAATGGAGTCTATTGCAGCGCACGTCGAGTAGTCATTCGGCAGTAGCGGAGCTCAAATGGGAAGATGGCCGATCATGGGAGGGTTGATCCAGCGGTCACCAGGAGGGTTGCTCCGTGGCTCAACGCTCCTGCATTGGATATATTTTTcatcacattttttatttatcagaCGATGCCGCAAACATACAAAAGAAAATCAACCCGTGGAAGTGATCTGGCATTAGTCGAAAGGGCGGCAGAAGCGGTAAAAGAGGGATGCAGTATTAGATCGGCAGCGAGAACATTTGATGTGGACCGAATGACGCTTAAGCGATACATGgataaacaaaaacatgacCCGCTTGGTACAATGCGGATACAAGAATTGCAAGCTCAAGAATATGATATTCAGTCCTGAAATGGAAGCTGAACTAGCTAGTCACATCAACACATTTGCAGCAAACTACCATGGCCTATCCAAAGATAAATGCCGATGTTTGGCGTATGAGTTTGCGGAAAGAAACGATGTTGATGTGCCACAAAATtggaaaatcaacaaaaaagctGGTCAAGGGTTTTGGCTTGGATTGAAAGCACGCAATAACCTTTCAATTCGCAGTCCAGGAGCTACTTCATTAGCCAGAGCAACGGCGTTTAATCGCCATACAGTGGGACAGTTCTACAAAAACCTTGCCAAAGTAATGGACCAACACAAATTCGAGGCACAAGACGTATATAACATCGACGAAACAGGGTGCCATACGGTGCAAAAGCCTGAGAGCATTGTTACGGAAAAAGGGATTAAGCAGATTGGTTCTGTCACATCAGGTGAAAGAGGTGAGCTGGTAACCGTAGTCAATGCGATTAACGCTGCTGGTGGATTTATTCCGCCCTACATGATATTTCCCCGTGTCAATTATCGTAATTACTTCATACGAGGTGCGCCACTGGGATCTGACGGTTCGGCCACCAGATCAGGTTGGATTAACGAGGAAACGTTTGTCAACTATCTCGACCACTTCATTAAGCATACACGTTGTATACCCGACAGAAAGGTATTGCTCATCTTAGACAATCACGAGGCCCACGTTTCACTGACAGCTGTTGACAAGGCAAAAGCGAACGGAGTTGTGGTGTTGACCATCCCTCCACACACGTCCCACAAACTCCAGCCTTTAGACAAGACTGTTTATGGACCATACAAAAGAGCCTACGCGCGCGCGATGGATAATTGGATGAGGTCCAATCCGGGTAAGACTGTGTCTATATACGATATAGCTCATTTGGTGAACGAAGCTCACATCTGCGCATTTGTACCGTGTAATATCCTAGCTGGCTTCCACAGCACTGGTATTATGCCTTTCAACAGCGACGTATTCTCAGATGAAGACTATGCGCCATCTTCAGTTACAGATCGCGAAAATCCAGTTTGCTTGGCAGTAGACAATGTTGAAAGTGTGTCAGGTTTACAGAGAATTCCCGATACTCCTACGAACCAAAAAGATAACACAATTCAATCAGCAACTGGCGTTGAGAGCAATACTTGTTTGACTAGAGCAGTGCAGACTACCAACGGGGAGACTCCTTATGTGTTTCCAAGTGATATACTACCTTTACCGAAAGCAGGGCCAAGGAAGGTGAAAGCTTCCAATAGGAAAAAAGGTAGCACGAAAATTTTGACAGACACGCCAGTTAGAGATGCAATAGCAGCGAAATCAGTGGCTATGATAGAAAAAAATAGAGCAAAGAACTTCGGCCGGGCTAAAAAAATGCTCTTTGCAAACAAGAAAACAGTTAGAGTGAGGGTAGCACCATCCGTAGCACTTCTTCGAGCGAAAGTGAATCTAACGAGAATGCATGTGCGACGATACTGATGACTCAGAGGAGGAAGATCAAAATATTATCGAGGGCGATTTTGTCATAGTCAAAATTAGTGGAAAATCTCGAATTGTTCGCTGCGTCGCAAGAGTTGATGCTTTCGAAGGAGAAGAGTTCGAAGGAGTGTTTCTCCGCCGGGTTTTAAGCGTAAATGACCGAACTACTTTTATTCTGGATGTCGAAGATGAAGCACTTTGGTCGAAGAAAGACATTGCAAGATAGTTACCAATCCCTAGCATTATTGGAACTTCACGTCGCACCCAGTTCACGTTCTCGTGTGACCTCGATGAATGGAATCTTTGATTTTTACATACTCTGTCACACGCTATTTCAACTTATGAATAAACGTTTCTTTTCGATTTCTAGGTGCTACCAAGGTGTAACAAGAAGGCTTCGGTGGTATAATTTGTTTCCATTCTGTATTgactgacaaaaataaataagattatAGATGCATTGACTCCTATTTAAGATTAGCTAAGTTAAATTTGCCCAGTTGCCTCACGGTTCCGATACAGAAGTATTTGCATCTCACAATTGTGAAAGATACTCTCCCGATTGCAACTTAAACTGCATGTAGCAACTTAAACTGCATGTAGCGGCTCAACTCTCATCAATGGTATGCACAACTCTCCTCAACATGCAGGAGACTTGTGACATCTGACATCCCTTTTTAAAACTGGTATAACTCAGAAACAGGGTCAGTTGGATAAAAAGAGACATAACTGTAATATAGCAGAAGTAATGACCTTCGGACGATATGAGCGTCTTCAAATTGCTACGAACGATTGAGGAGATATaactaaatatataaaaaatggctCATCTCTCCCGCATCGACCCTACATGATGGGTATGGAAATAtccatttttttcttattaGATGGGTGGAATTAAGGTTAGATGGACCCGTAACCGAAAAGTGGTTTTGTGAACTGCCAAAACATTCATCAATCCTCTTGCACGTGACTATCATCCTAATGATTTGAACATTCAAACTAGTTTACAACGCCAAATATGATAGATCCGCCACGTAGTCTCTATATTTCGAAAGGCTACCATGATGTTGCCAAACTTAACTCAATCGCAAAATGGGTTCGTTTTACAATTGTTGTGAAATCTATGGTTGAGATATGTATATTTCGTTGTAATTCCGATGCCGAAAAATCCGAAGTACAGTCGTCACATAATGGATGACGCTGATTGGTATTTTGTGCCGATGGTCAATGTATACGAATATGCCGAAACAGAGAAAGGGGTGATATGCTTATTTCAAACCAAACCATAGTACCTTTCAGAAGCATTGTGAACTGTCctagctgtgctcaaatatgtTATTTTGTAGTTTCCGCTATGACATACAAGAAGCTCTGGAGCAAGCAGTATTCCTAACTGCATTGGAGTGGATTCAAATAGAAATTGGGACGTGCATTGGTCTCGTATGGTTTGAGACGCCgctaaatttgttttgttaataGTTTAAAAGTTCATTACAATAAAAACGAGTTTAATGTTGTACTTTTAAAAGGGATTTGTTGTTACGCgactttgtgtatattttctagGGTCTGTTTTGCTAGGGTTTGTTTGCGAAAGAACTTATCATGGAAGCAGCGCATTTTCCGAATCCAAAATCCGACATCTTGCAAGATTTATCACTGGCTTGGGTAAAAGAAGAATCGGTACTTACATTTCTACTCAATCTTATCTCCAATTGATCCTATATCCAAACAATTACGCCTCAGTTATTACTGAGGACAATGAAATTTTAGTATGTTGTGCTAATGgcagcaaaatattttttaaattatgcaATGCGTTTCAGCTGAggttttattaatataaaacaaaaacctgCTTTCGACGTGATCAAATTTTCACATCGCAATGGTACATTTGATTGAACTTAGTTCAAAGCCTAGTCGATTAAGTTGAGTTGAGAGGGGAAAAATGAGCTTTCATATATTATTAAGAAGTGCAGACATCTTGAACACAAGCAGTTCAAGCTctgagaaatatttttcaaaaactttccTAGTTTCCAACTAATAATTTGCTTTCTTACAATAAAACTGGAATGTTGATGCGCGATGCAATATTGACTGTACTCAGACAACAATATACCTCGGGGCTAGAATATCCACCTCTTTGTAAGTATATAAATCTGTATGCATGGGCCAATAAACACAGGTTTAAGTGCTCTTTTTTTCGTAGTTTAATTACAGCACGCTGCAATAGACAGTCTACCTGATTAAGGGTAAATTTCACTGTTGTGATTTTTTGCCAAAAGGAAACCGAGAGATCAAACGTTGGTTAGTCAAATTTTCATGGATCAATGGGTATTTATCGAAAAATTAACAGATTTCGGattgttcattttgtttttcttataTACATTTTCGGGATCAACAACGAATTGGACTTACGATGTTGCGCAAATTGTTTATTCTTATAGTTTCGAACCTCTTGACAGGGGTCAATATGCTTTTATTCTTCTGGCTGGCCGGATCATTCCAACAGATGAAGAATATCTTGCCGTATTAGAGTCTTTTATTGCGTCACACAGCGATACATATTGTGATTAAACGACAATGTGATtaataaacatttttatatatgaCTCTAAGACTcgggggtctcaaactcaatttacctggGGGCCGCCGAGACGGAGCCTTAGTGAGTCCGGGCcacagtactacacgccggcgacagatgttaaagacaaatatcaaggagtgaattcaaaataattttattctgatttttatcttttgtattagctttgatttttttatccactatatcaccaaattttatgcgatcaattttatcattaccaacactggtaatatatttatg is from Styela clava chromosome 9, kaStyClav1.hap1.2, whole genome shotgun sequence and encodes:
- the LOC120339104 gene encoding glycoprotein-N-acetylgalactosamine 3-beta-galactosyltransferase 1-like isoform X2; the protein is MSNFRHMSLSFMSGIVFGTGFILMFLYYQNSSSTGFWRNLPVSVEKTDKKYDKPSKYDGKSNIHYSTNRNTSRHLLANHSDYHHYSAEDDNRTAKQLYRRVRVLCWIMTSPATLLSKAIHVRDTWSKRCNVRLFMSSVENKTFPAVGLPVREGRSQLYEKTKEAYKYIWKHYKDQADWFLKADDDTYLVAENLRFLLKDYDPQRPLHFGRRFKLFVKQGYMSGGAGYVLSKEALERG
- the LOC120339104 gene encoding glycoprotein-N-acetylgalactosamine 3-beta-galactosyltransferase 1-like isoform X1, producing the protein MSNFRHMSLSFMSGIVFGTGFILMFLYYQNSSSTGFWRNLPVSVEKTDKKYDKPSKYDGKSNIHYSTNRNTSRHLLANHSDYHHYSAEDDNRTAKQLYRRVRVLCWIMTSPATLLSKAIHVRDTWSKRCNVRLFMSSVENKTFPAVGLPVREGRSQLYEKTKEAYKYIWKHYKDQADWFLKADDDTYLVAENLRFLLKDYDPQRPLHFGRRFKLFVKQGYMSGGAGYVLSKEALERYVHGLDTKKCPKGGAIEDVEIGKCLEIVGVEAGDSRDQKQKDTFHPVNMKFHLKPEPIPQGNFMINYDYYPSCRGIECSSIYPISFHKVTPDEMYVYEYMIYHAKVYGVAHTHPKT